In Chryseobacterium sp., the genomic window CCGATAGCTTTTTTTCTGCGGTGATATAAAAGCCATATATGTTTTCATCATAGATAAAGTGGTTGGGAGCAGATTTTGAACTTGCGGGATCAAAAAGAAAAGTGTCGTTTTTAGAATCGTTATCGGTCTTGGTTTTGTTATAATTTCCTCCTACAGAAACAGTCAGGTCATTTTTGAATTTTTGGATATAATCCACCATTCCGGAGAAATTATTAATACGTTGAGGGAGATCCTGAAATACCTGGGTGGTCATCTTTCCTAATTCTCTATTGATGCTTGATGCATAGGTTTGGTTGTCGGTAAACTGAAATCTTTTATAATTCAGATAAGCAGCGTTTACATTTAACTTACTGCCCAGAGAATCTGTTTTTAACTCATAGTTTAAATTTAAAGAATTGTTGTATGACCTTGCATCTTCTTTATTTTTTGACCATGTATACTTTGTTTTCCCTCCGCTTGTGATGGTATTAAAAAGGCTTACTCTGGAGTCATAGCTCTTATTGGCCCAGGTGTTCCAGGAAAGGGCGAGGTTGCTTTTTTCAGTCAGCTGATAGTCAATATTCAGGTAACCGCCAATATTTTTGTTGGGATCATCAATATCTCCTGTAGATTCGTTGGAGGTATCAATAGTTCCGTTTCTTAAAGTATAAGTTTGGGCCTGGATGTTCTCTCCACCGTTGAGATTGGCACTGATTCCCAGCTTGTCCTTTCTGTAATTGGCAGAAAAACTGGTCTGGCTTGCATTATATTTATTTTGGGTGTTCGAGAATCTCATATTTCCGTTGAGACCGTCACTCATCTTTTTCTTTAAAACGATATTGATGATCCCGTCCGAAGATTCCACCTGATATTCACTTCCGGGAACGGTAATCACTTCAATTTTCTGAATGTTCTCAGCAGGAGTGTTTTTCAGGAACTGAACCAGAGACTCAGCATCCATATTGGTTTTTCGTCCGTTGATATAGATTAAAGCATTGTTTTTTCCTGCAATTTTCAACGTTTTGTCATCCGTTGATGACAGCAATGGGGTCTGTTTCAAAAGATCAAAAGTCGTATTTCCTTTAGCAACAGGAGAAGCCGCAACATCATATACAAAACGGTCGCTCTGTTTTTTGAAAACCTGTTTTGTTAGGGTTATGCCTTCAATATTTTTTGTCTTTGTCGTATCGGGTTTCTTTTCCTGGGCGAAAGCATAGGCTCCGAACAGGATTGCAATTGATAAAAGAGTGCGTTTCATGTTTTAGTAGGTGTGTGAATGAATGATATTAATTTTTTTAAAAGCTATGTTCTTGATTTTACAGCATCATTGGCTGATTTCATTTCCCTTGCTTTTTTCAGTTTCTGATTTCCAAAATTATAGGTAACTCCTATGCTGATCAGTCTTGGATAATTGAAATTGGTTATATTATTATATTTCCCGTTAGGCTGTACCCCTTTAATGCTGTAAAAGCTTTGATTAAACAGATCGCTTACTTCCGCTACAACCGTCCAGTCCCCTATAATTTTTTTCAGACTGAAATCAAAACTCTGTCTTGCTCCTATCATACCTCCTTCCATTGCAGTCTGGCTGGCAAAGAAGTAATTAACTCCCAGGAACCAGTCTTTTTTAGAAGATAGTCTGATGACGTTATTGATGGTTGCAGACATATTGTAGTTTTTAACATCAATGATATAAGGATCTACAACTTCCGTTTCTCCCGGAGCCGGCATAGAAGTAGGGTCTTCCCATACTCCGCCCGAATAAGTGACA contains:
- a CDS encoding TonB-dependent receptor, which produces MKRTLLSIAILFGAYAFAQEKKPDTTKTKNIEGITLTKQVFKKQSDRFVYDVAASPVAKGNTTFDLLKQTPLLSSTDDKTLKIAGKNNALIYINGRKTNMDAESLVQFLKNTPAENIQKIEVITVPGSEYQVESSDGIINIVLKKKMSDGLNGNMRFSNTQNKYNASQTSFSANYRKDKLGISANLNGGENIQAQTYTLRNGTIDTSNESTGDIDDPNKNIGGYLNIDYQLTEKSNLALSWNTWANKSYDSRVSLFNTITSGGKTKYTWSKNKEDARSYNNSLNLNYELKTDSLGSKLNVNAAYLNYKRFQFTDNQTYASSINRELGKMTTQVFQDLPQRINNFSGMVDYIQKFKNDLTVSVGGNYNKTKTDNDSKNDTFLFDPASSKSAPNHFIYDENIYGFYITAEKKLSDKFSGKIGARYEITNSLGTSDNAPTEDLKRIKRNYSNFLPYVSFNYAINDKNNLSYSFSSRMRRPSFWEINPVRNILTDDNYTQNNPFVKASSTYNQELTYMYKNSYFLILSHSYFKDAITQVPLQGYPESPGGNLGKNPVLRYIRTNFGDKQEMSAMVGIQKSFFKQYWTTNFNIGVQHNINNGSLDTDPTTGDRFKNKKGEYIVYTNTTNSTSLLIQTNNTIRLDKKKTWFLGVNYFFVDKQQIELGTLKSLMSLDLSIKKTWNEWTFAVNLNDVLRTNIVKIEDYQDNGNYNYIHQNQYPRSLTVSLTYNFGNQKVKKVRDIEGASDSIKSRTR